Proteins encoded in a region of the Streptomyces sp. NBC_01471 genome:
- a CDS encoding DUF2330 domain-containing protein produces the protein MAPAYACGCGALVHDPASRLSVDRETSAVRWDGRSEQIVMSLTVAGNAARAAWIMPVPHRATVTLGDNALFDALDSVTAPVHRTRDHFWPRSGDWPFASGSGGDGTSGAARPAGAPAVGVVGRERLGPFDVARLTATDPGALDSWLRVNGFRLPGGMSQDLKPYVDQKWEYVAVRLAPDRKGGTLTGVLDPLRLSFASDRPVYPMRLSRRARNPQTLGLYVLAAHRMEPRSAIGGLPPEVTYAGRIPSTGALGRFADGERYLTALRQSFPEPSRIDGDHELRRTASDRPYQRVIFEEKLLTVGGLPVWLLTAGGVLVVLVVAALLLVRARRRRPVAPPPPVQGPPPLL, from the coding sequence ATGGCACCGGCGTACGCCTGCGGGTGCGGTGCGCTGGTGCACGACCCGGCGTCCCGGCTGAGTGTGGACCGGGAGACGTCGGCGGTGCGCTGGGACGGTCGCAGCGAGCAGATCGTGATGAGCCTGACGGTCGCGGGGAACGCGGCGCGGGCCGCCTGGATCATGCCGGTCCCGCACCGGGCCACGGTCACGCTCGGCGACAACGCTCTCTTCGACGCGCTGGATTCGGTCACCGCACCGGTGCACCGCACCCGCGACCACTTCTGGCCGCGCAGCGGCGACTGGCCGTTCGCCTCCGGGTCCGGTGGTGACGGCACGTCCGGCGCCGCGCGCCCCGCGGGCGCTCCCGCCGTCGGTGTCGTCGGCCGCGAGCGGCTGGGCCCCTTCGACGTCGCCCGGCTGACGGCCACCGACCCCGGGGCCCTGGACAGCTGGCTCCGGGTGAACGGCTTCCGGCTGCCCGGCGGGATGTCGCAGGACCTGAAGCCCTACGTCGACCAGAAGTGGGAGTACGTCGCGGTGCGGCTGGCCCCCGACCGCAAGGGCGGCACGCTCACGGGCGTCCTCGACCCACTGCGGCTGAGCTTCGCCAGCGACCGGCCCGTCTATCCGATGCGGTTGTCCCGGCGGGCGCGGAATCCCCAGACCCTGGGGCTGTACGTGCTGGCCGCGCACCGGATGGAGCCGCGGAGTGCCATCGGCGGGCTGCCGCCCGAAGTGACGTACGCCGGGCGGATTCCGTCCACCGGTGCGCTGGGCCGCTTCGCGGACGGTGAGCGGTATCTGACCGCGCTGCGACAGAGCTTCCCCGAACCGTCCCGGATCGACGGGGACCACGAACTGCGCCGTACCGCCTCCGACCGCCCCTACCAGCGGGTGATCTTCGAGGAGAAGCTGCTGACGGTGGGCGGGCTCCCGGTCTGGCTGCTGACCGCGGGCGGAGTGCTGGTGGTGCTCGTCGTGGCGGCGCTGCTGCTGGTGCGCGCCCGCCGCCGTCGCCCGGTCGCACCTCCGCCGCCGGTGCAGGGGCCGCCGCCGCTCCTCTGA